Below is a window of Poecile atricapillus isolate bPoeAtr1 chromosome 2, bPoeAtr1.hap1, whole genome shotgun sequence DNA.
ACTGTGCTGCTCAGTGGATGAGCTTCCACCCTTGGTGCCTAAAGGCTCCCTGTGTCTAATGCTGAGTGACCAGTTGCTGCTACTTCACCAGTGGGCTCCCTTCCAGCTAAATAGTTCTTTTTAGAAAAGACAGCTGTGTGTTTATCACTGTGTAAAGTCATGTATCACAAACAGGgtggcagctgggacaggacacaacagcccccagctccttcagcacaAGAGTCCCTTCCTGTGTGAGCTGGGACCAAGATAACACATCTCCCATTGCAAGGAGGGTGGTGGAATGTCCCTCAGAGGGGGAGGGACTGTACTGTTCCCTGTACTGTTCCTAGACAACACATGGCCCCTTACGAAGCACAAGTGGTGATGTCCCCTGCTACTCACTCCCAGTATTAGTCACTCCTGTTTCAAGAAGATCCCACTACCACATATCTTCACAAGCCCATTCTCCTTCACAAATACACTGACATGGCCATTCCAGCCTGTACTGCCTGATCATTAATGTTTCAGTTTCTGGGAGCAAGAATCTCGCTGTGTCACTGACCCCCCTTGCCACTGTGACAGTTGTTTGCAGTAGGGGAGGGTGATCGGGTGCCTCCCCATGAACACAGGCTGAGAATAAAACAATTCAGCAAAACACTGTGGGCTGCACAAGCAGTAGCAGAATCACTGACTGATGAGTAGGTCTCCCAAGCTCACTCTTTGGAAGATATGATTTGCTCAGGGTGTGCCAGTGTGATGTGTGTACGTGAGCAGGAGACTCCACATGGGAGCACAGAGACCCCGGTGTGTTCCATCACCAAACAAGCATACTGGTCCCCTTTTATGAAATGGCTGTAGTGGTGTCCACTGAAAGGCTTCCTTTTCTCTCCAAAGCACAGAAAACTCTTGTTCACGTGTCTGATGTGTTGCTCCATGTTTTTCCTGGCTAAGCCTAAATCCTGTGTCACATTTACCCCCATTAGTGTAATCAATGGTTTCCAAGACAGATCAAATCCACACTTTGTGTGTCAGCCCTCCACTGTGTGCCCCCTGACATTCTAGGCTCTGTTGTATGCAGCAGGTGGGATCCCAAGAGCAGGCTAAGGAGCAGGGGAAGTTTGGCTGGTAGGGTTTTGTTTACAGTGTTTACAGATGCCATTGTTTCATCTCGGGACCAATGCTTCCTGCAGTTACTGGGTTTCCCCTGGTGGCATTACGTGTTCCATAGCACAGATGTGACTCCATTTGATTCTGGAGTACCTAGAGTACTCCAATCCACAGCCTTCCACCAAAGCAAGATCCCTTCCTTCACCAAACCCCTTTTGGACCTGGGAATGGCTCTTTGGTAATTCTGTCCCCTGTAAATCAGATGCTTTTGCTCTTGCCCTTCTTTGCCCAGGTTACACTCAAACTTCTCGGGTCTGAAAGTTTAGCTGCTTCTGTCACTTCCAAGCTCCTCTGAGGCCAGCTGCTTTTTGTTTAGTGCAAAGTGGAACCATCAGCCACAGGTGTGTGCTTGTCCTGCTCCTTGGGGGCCACAGCTGAGGCAGGttgggctctgctgcctgtgctaCATAAACAGCCCCACAGGACTTGCTGGTTGCTCTCTTGGAGGTTAAGATGAGCTCAGAACTTCTGAAGAGAGATGgaaatcctgctgcttctggggaaaaaagatcTAAGAGGAAGCTTAAGGGAAAGGAAGTGTTTTCAGTCTACATTTACAAAGTACTGAAGCAGGTgaataaatgtttcttttctgctaGAAGCTGCTTTGTATATAATGTAACTTTCACCTGTTGTGTCTTAACACCATAAAGagtaaggaagaaaaatctgagTTTCTAGAGagatggggaaagaaaaaaaagtgtaagtGTGGGTACAGGAGAACCCCAGCTGAAGCTTAGAAGTTGAGGGGGAGGATTGTAGTAGAGATGAATCTAGagtagaaaatatttcctggaGGGAACATGTTCTGATGCTTAGCTCTGACTGAAGAAGTAATTTCATGGAAGTCAGTATAGTAGAAACAGCTGCTTCTGGCCCTGTGAGGAGGTGTCTGGTGATTTTTGATGGAGAGGTGAGAGCATTTTTAGAAGTGTCCATGTGTTTTCTGGGCCACAGTTGTCAGCAGGAGCCTGTAGATAGGACTTGGAGACTGATTTCCACCCCTCCCAGCCGTGTTTTTCATGGGGATTGTGGGGAGGCTTCTGCCAGTGTGATGTCCAAGCTCCTGTAGCATTATGGGAGCCTATCCTGAGTTTAAAGCGGCCCATGATTTGAAAACCTTAAAGGGTGGCAGCTGCAGGTACTTTTGGAGTTGGAGTGCCCTGTGTGGGATGAGGAATGGCTCTCCCATTCCTTACAGGGTGATGGGTATGTGGGATTGAGACAGTGTTTGGTTCCCATTTGGCAGGTGCACCCTGACCTCGCCATCTCCTCCAAGGCCATGAGCATCATGAACTCCTTTGTCAATGACATGTTTGAGCACCTGGCCTCGGAGGCCTCGCGCCTGGCGCAGTACAGCCACCGTGCCACCATCAGCAGCTGCGAGGTGCAGGCGGCCGTCAGGCTCCTGCTGCCCGGCCAGCTGGCCCAGCACGCCGTCTCCGAGGGCACCAAGGCCGTCAGCAAGTACACCAGCAGCAAGTGACCACCAGGGAAACCAGCCCAGGGCCAGCTCCTTCTCCTACAGGAGTTGGTCTTATTCAACGGAAAAAGCCAAACCTCCTGTTGCCTGCctgcaaataaaaaatgcataaaaacgCAGAACGTGTCTTCAATCTTTGCATCACAAATTGTGAGGCAGTTTAAACTCTGGCCATGGGGATTGTTTGGTAGGGCTGGAAGAACAGCTGCTGTTTGAAAACCACCACATGCAACCAGAAGCAGGGACCACAGGGCATGCCTGGGGAAAGCTGGGGTTATTATGGGAAGCATATTGGGTTCTCTGAAGTTCTCCAAACTATGGCTTTCAGATTCCTGACTGCTAAAAACTTCTGCTACCTTGGactttcctgctgtttttcaaCTGCTTCCTAACTGTGGTGGGTCTTTCTGCCCAAGTTATCAGTTTATGCTGGCCAGAGGAGATGATAAATCTCCTTGGGTCAGTGGGATGAAGCTAGCACTGGGTAAAGGgtttttctgaagtgtttaTAAACTATTTTCAAAGCTGTTGTTCTTTGATTgatttggtttgcttttttctgGTGGGCTGTGGGAATTAGGGTTTTTTCTTGttagttgtttttgttttcttgtttggtttgtgattttttttttcatctggtgaaaactttctccttttctggGAGAGGCAGAACTGAAGCAAAATGAGCTTCACTGCTAGGAAAACCAAATGGTTTTCTTTCTAGACATGTGGCCATCATCTCTACTTGTTTCCAGTGTCTTTAAAGAGAGCTTTATCTTGCAGGGCTCTAAACTGTGCTGGGACTGGGTGTTGTGTGTTCTGCCTTGGGCCATCATATTAATGACTGGCCCTCACTGCCTTTCCTCGTATCCCCAGGTGCTTCTTACAGGAGGGATCCAGGGCTCTGAAGGGAACATGAGCAAGTTCAGCCTGTCCACGTGGAGCCTGGGCAACCTACAGGGCTGAGTGTTGTGCCCAGGGCCATGAGCCTGTGTGGATGGCTTGGCTGCCCTGTAAGCACAGCACTGTCCTGGGATGTGTGGGGCTGTCCTGGATCCCTGCACAGAGGGTCTGTGGTGGAGTGAAGCACACTCCATGTTCTGGGTGGAGATCACAGAACAGTTTCAGCTGAAAGGGATGTAAAGCCCATCCAGGCCCACCTCCCTGTCACAGGCAGGagcatcttccactagaccaggctgctccaagctctgtccaacctgaccttgaatgccTGGGCATCTATAACTTCTCaggacaacctgttccagtgcctttaGCCAGCCTCACAGTGGGACTGGATGCCTGGTTCCAACATCTTCACAGCCAGTATCAGGAGTACCAGGAGGAACCAGCACTGTGTTAAGTTCCAAGGTGACAGTAAGTGGGGAAATCCTGGATTTCACCAGTTTGTGAGGTGCTGCTGAGTCTCATGAGCTGTGGAGCTGTGACAGATGCTGATCTCTGATGGGGGTCAGCCTGGCTCCACAGTGGGCCAGACAAGATGTATGTGATGCTTCTAGGGAGAGtacaggaggcagcagctctgagcattGTGCcttcagctccatccctgctcctacagaggtggggctggctgggggaGGGAGTGAAGGGGCTGTACTGGGTGCTCTGTTTCCTTTCGACTGTAGGAGGGCATTGAAGAGTGATCTCTTCATTGTGTCTGGCCTGCAAGCCAGAACTGGCCTTGAGCAGAGGCGTGGGCTGcacttcttttcctccctctagCTGTtgtggtggctgtgctgggaggagaGGCTGTGTGGCTGGTAcgagaggcagagcagctgcagggatcCCCAGCTCCATGCATGGGTGGGAGGCAGGCCTGGGAGAGTCCAGCCAAAGAGTGGGAGTCATCTCCCTGTTTGAATCTGTTCTATTGCTCGTGTATCTGTGCTTGTGTTCTGATCCACCTAAGATGAGGAGAGGCAAGTTTTGCCTTGATCCATAATTGTGGAAAAGAACAAGGTTCTAAACATATCTGAAAGTGAGATTGAAACATAAATGAGGGTAGATGGTGGAATACAAAGTgatttccttcctccttcataaaggaggaaagcaaaggaaatagaaaagaaggaaaatgccaAGAATAATTATGAAAAGCACAGGGAAGGGGTGAGCACCACCATGGGTCAGAGCTGGCTTATAGAGTGCAATGGGGGAGATCTATGTTGGGTGTGATGAGTCTTCCCCTGGTGAAGTCCCTCTGAGAGCTGGCAAGCAATccagagagggagcagagccctggcagccGGGCCAGCGGGGTGGTGGGAGCATGAAAAGCCTCACAGGAACAGCCAGGAAAGACTTTGACACTTTGTAGGTTTTGCAGCCCCTGTTAGGTACTTGCTTAGGTGCATGTTGAAAGTGACAACATTACAGCCACCTCCCAGCAACAGCAGGTGTGTGGAGATCTTCATCCTTGCTCGGTTAAATTTCACTCGCTGTTCCTTAGTGCCTGCCGAAGTTTGCCTGAAGGATGAAGAGTTTATTACTTGGTTGCCTGATGTATCACCTCCGAGCTCTTTCAATGACCTTCAAAGAGGCTGActcattttctaaaataaagcaGTTTCTGTTCGTTGTTGGAGGGAGCTCGAAACTTTAACTTAAAAACCTTTATCTTTGAGGAGGCAGTGGAGAAACATTCCTAACTTCACTCGTTCACTGCATCTTAGTCCCCTTTCCAGCAGCTCTCGGAGCTGCGGGGTGTGCAGCCG
It encodes the following:
- the LOC131576716 gene encoding late histone H2B.L4; its protein translation is MAPYEAQVALLYAAGWQLQVLLELECPVWDEEWLSHSLQGDGYVGLRQCLVPIWQVHPDLAISSKAMSIMNSFVNDMFEHLASEASRLAQYSHRATISSCEVQAAVRLLLPGQLAQHAVSEGTKAVSKYTSSK